The following coding sequences lie in one Anas acuta chromosome 17, bAnaAcu1.1, whole genome shotgun sequence genomic window:
- the LOC137865775 gene encoding cardiotrophin-2-like, producing the protein MRRHARPLGVLAAVAKGLFLLWAVPARSAQPPTLQQIHALVRHMAEDARELFFFYEQEQHLAFARLCRTNTSLEWLRGTVVTGTGGLRALHGAMARMDRALQGISQHQRDLHPPGAPILRRLDSTRLKVRGLLSNLEGILHAHGIVPTVPTLPRLPAATGVFQQKLEGCRILWSYARFTEQLSAQLEERGLRARREERRQQRRGRRRGRRPARS; encoded by the exons ccgTGGCCAAGGGACTCTTCCTCCTCTGGGCCGTGCCAGCGCGGAGCGCGCAGCCCCCAACCCTGCAGCAGATCCACGCCCTGGTGCGGCACATGGCCGAGGACGCGCGGGAGCTCTTCTTCTTCTAC gagcaggagcagcacctgGCCTTCGCCCGGCTGTGCCGCACCAACACGTCGCTGGAGTGGCTGCGGGGGACGGTGGTGACGGGgaccggggggctgcgggcactgCACGGGGCCATGGCCCGCATGGACCGGGCGCTGCAGGGCATCAGCCAGCACCAGCGCGACCTCCACCCCCCCGGGGCCCCCATCCTGCGCCGCCTCGACAGCACCCGCCTGAAGGTGCGGGGCCTCCTCAGCAACCTGGAGGGAATCCTCCACGCCCACGGCATCGTCCCCACCGTCCCCACCCTGCCCCGGCTGCCGGCGGCCACCGGAGTCTTCCAGCAGAAGTTGGAGGGGTGCCGGATCCTCTGGAGCTACGCGCGCTTCACGGAGCAGCTCAGCGCCCAGCTGGAGGAGCGAGGGCTGCGGGCGCGCcgggaggagaggaggcagcagcggcGAGGCCGGCGGCGAGGTCGGCGGCCAGCGAGGTCCTAG
- the LIF gene encoding LOW QUALITY PROTEIN: leukemia inhibitory factor (The sequence of the model RefSeq protein was modified relative to this genomic sequence to represent the inferred CDS: inserted 3 bases in 3 codons; deleted 2 bases in 1 codon), whose product MKFIPAGVVPFVALLLLQRRPVAGRGAAVNGPGCPGNSLCRATSTSRPASRSPAQRHRPGLFSLYLKCQGEPFSSESEKLCNPGGIFFPAFHVNRTSEKKEVMVAMYKLFAFLNASLREHHPRPGELNPTAKELLDRXHNTTKTTRGLISNLTCLLCKNYNVFQVDVSYGXSSKGKSTFKKKQQGCQVLXKYVQVIAQAARILLPHLSPA is encoded by the exons ATGAAGTTCATTCCagcag GCGTCGTGCCCTTCgtggccctgctcctgctgcagcggAGGCCGGTGGCCGGCCGGGGCGCTGCT GTGAACGGCCCCGGCTGCCCCGGGAACAGCCTGTGCCGTGCAACGTCCACGAGCAGACCCGCAAGCAGGTCGCCTGCTCAACGCCACCGCCCAGGACTCTTCAGCCTCTAC ctgaaGTGCCAGGGCGAGCCGTTCAGCAGCGAGAGCGAGAAGCTCTGCAACCCCGGCGGCATCTTCTTCCCGGCCTTCCACGTCAACCGGACGAGCGAGAAGAAGGAGGTGATGGTGGCCATGTACAAGCTCTTCGCCTTCCTCAACGCCTCGCTGAGGGAACATCACCCGCGACCAGGAGAGCTCAACCCCACCGCCAAGGAGCTCCTGGACC TCCACAACACCACCAAAACCACGCGGGGCCTCATCTCCAACCTCACCTGCCTCCTCTGCAAGAACTACAACGTCTTCCAGGTGGACGTGAGCTACG AGAGCAGCAAGGGCAAGAGCACCTTCAAGaagaagcagcagggctgccaggtGC AGAAATACGTGCAGGTCATCGCCCAGGCGGCTCGCATCCTGCTACCTCATCTCAGCCCCGCGTGA